The DNA region ACGGTGTCGGCCACCGAACCGGTGGAGCTGAGCTGGTTCTGCGAAGAGCCGAGGCCGCCCTGGTCGAGGCTGCCCAGCAGGGCCTCACCGGGATTCGCGCCGCGACCGGTGAAGCAGACGCCCATGTTCGGCTGGTCGGAACCGGAGCCGACCGTGCCGCCGACGCTCATGCCGCCGCTGAGGACCGTCTGTCCGTCACTGACCGAACTGGGCACCTTGTAGGTGAACTCGGCGGTCACGGGATAACCGGAGTTCACGAACCAGCCGGTGCTGGTCACCATCCAGCCGCCGGCGTCCGGCTCCGGCGTCACTTCGGCGGACTGCTCACCCTGCGCGGCGTGATACGCGGTGACCACGGTCTTGACCGGCTTGGCGAATCCCGGCGGCGGAAAGTCGGTGATCCGGTTGACGTACGGGTTGCCGATGCTCGTGGTGCCGACCACGAGCTTGTAGGTGACCAGCGTGCCGGGCGCGGCGCTGGCGACGTCGATCGACTTGTCGTAGGTGTGGGTGATCCAGAAGCTCGAGATGCCCGGGTTGTAGTCCACGTGCTGAGTCCGTACGCAGGACGGCGAGTCCGCGGTGGCGGTCGCGGTGCCGAGCGCGATGCCCGCCCCCGACATCACCAATGCGGCCGCCGCGACGCCGGCAGCCAATTTCGGGGTCTTACGCATGATTCCTTCCAGCAGTTCCTGCGGTACGCGGAACTGATAGCTAGTGAGCCGGTGGGGAATTCGAGCTTTCGCTCACGTCGGGAAACGCTAGAGCACAACGGAAGAGAACTTAAATCCAAATTTCGATGACATTGACAACCCCGTCTTGTCAATCAGCCCTCTGAGGGCCGCCATGTGCAGCGAACTACAAGTACCGCTTGTAGACGCATCGTGAATTGTGATTTCTCTCGCGACGTGCGGGGTTTTAGCATTTTCCGGCGTGAGCGAAATGGCTCACGAACAAACTGAAGTTCGAGATGACACAAGGGAATTCGCCATGGGACGACGAGCTGTGAAACATGCCGCCGCGGGTGCCGCCGCCGTAATCGGGGCCGGGGCGTTGTCCCTGTTCGGAGCCGGCCCGGCCGGCGCCACCCCCGCCACCCTGACCTGGAATGACGGCCAGACCCAATTCACCCGCACCATCAGCAATGGCACGCCCGCCGTGGGCGACACCATCACCGTCACGACGGCGATGTACCGCACCAAGACCCCGGATGTCACGTACCTTACGTTCAAGGACTACCACCCCTCGTGCCTCACCTATGTCGTCAATTCGGCCAAGCTGACTGACGCTGCCGGCACCCACCCGATCGAGCCCTGGCTCGAGGTCAAGCCCGATTTCATCGCGGCAGATTTCATATCCGAAGGTCTGAATGTCGTCAGCAAGGCCGGCGCCACCGGTGCACAAGCACCCGTCTTCAGCGCCCAATACAAGGTCGGTGACTGCGCCGCCGGTACCAGCCTGACCACCGGGATCGCGTACTCCCAGGCAGGAGCTGGCGGCGCCTGGGACGGCGACTCCAAGGTCGGCCCGTCGATCACGGTCGGCGGCACGCCCGGCGGCGGCACCGGCGGCGGCACCGGCAGTTCCGGCAGCAGCAACCTGCCCGCGCCGCTCAACACCCTGATGTCGCTGCTCGGCGGCACTGGCTCCAGCAAGTAGCACCATCCAGAACGAGAAGGGCCCGGAACCATCAGGTTCCGGGCCCTTCTCGGATCCGGCCTACTTGCTGGAACCGAATCCACCGAGCAGCGAGGCCAGGCTGCCAAGGTTGCCGAGGCCACTGGCGCTGCCGCTGCCGCCCGTGCCACCGGTCCCGCCCGTCCCGCCCGTGCCACCGGTACCGCTGTCGGCAGCGACGGTCACGGACAGAGTCTGGGTGGCGGAGCCTGCACCCGTGTACTGCGCGGTAATCGTGTGTGCGCCGGCGGCAGCCGGAGTCCACTGGACCGCAGCGGTGCCGTCACTGCCGACCGGTGCGCTGCCGATGGTGGTGTCACCATCCTTGAAAGTCACGGTGCCACCGGCATTTGCCGGGGCGACCGTGGCGGTCAGCGTGCTGGCCTTGCCGGCGGTGGCGCCGCTGACCGGAGCGAGCGCGAGCGTGGCGGTGATCGGCTTGGCGACCCGGATCGCCGGGCCCTTGGCGTGGAAGTCGACGTGGCCGAGGCTCGACAGGTATTCCACGCCGGAGGCGAGGTCGGTGTCGGGGACGCAGTCCGCGCCGACGGTGTACTGGGCGGTGAAGGTCGGCGAATCCACTACTCCGGGACGGTTCTTCGCGATCACCTGGTAGCCGGTGGCGCTGAAGTCGCCGGCAATGTAGGTCGGCTGGATGTCGAGGTAGGGCTCGACGGCGTGGACACCGCTGCCGTCGGTCACTTTGGCAGTGCCCGCGACGTAGGTCAGGCAGGCCGGGTGCCAGTCCTTGACCCAGTTGAGCTTCTCGTCGGTGGTGTCGGTGCGCTCGAACTTCGTGCTGACGGTGATGGTGTCGCCGATCGCCGGAGTCGCGTTGCTGACCGTGCGGGTGTAGTGCGAAGCCTGGTTGTCCCAGGTGATCGTGGCCGGGGCGGCCACGGCGGCAGCGGAATTGAACAGCGCCAGCGCGCCGACCGCGAGGGACGCGGCGGTGCCCGCGGCGATGCGGGTGGGGTGGGTCATGGTGATTTCCTTTGCGACTGAATGCGTTCGGCGGCACCGCCGGCCGTTCCGGCCCTTCGAACCGGTGGCCGGCGGTGCCGGTGGCCCCTGCTGCGGCGGGGCCGGGTACGAGCCCGGGGAGAAGGTGGCTCGTACGTCTTTTCGGGGTGGCCGGACTCGGCCTAGGAGCCGGCGGAACCGGTCAGCGTCCGCAGCCAGGGAAGCTGCGCGGAGCCCGACCCGAGGCTGCCGGAACCGGAGCTGCCGCCCGGCGTGCCACCGGGGTTGCCACCCGGGTTGCCGCCGGGGTTGCCACCCGGGGTGCCCGCCGACACGGTGGTCGTGGTCAGGGTCGGCGCGGGGCTCGGGTAGCACTTCACGGGCACGTCCACCGCGCCGATGAAGGTGCCGGAGTCCACCGAAGCGGTGAAGGTGAGGCCCGGATCGTCGTAGCTTGTGCCCCCGATGGTGCTGGTGAGGGCCCCGGCGGCGGACGCGGTGACGTTGACGGTCACCGCGGGCAGGGTGAAGGTCACGCCCGACGCCGTCGCGGCGGGAGCGTCGAGGGTGAGCTTGCCCGCCGACTGGCCGACGGTCGCCGTGATCGTGCCGCCCGACACCGAGGACGACACATAGGTCGAATTGGCGGGTACCGGCATGGTCAGCTTGATGCCGCGAAGGCTGCGCAGGGGGTGCCCGGAGACGCTCGCCGGCACCTGCATGGCCGCGGGCGTGAGCGTGATCGCCACGGCGTCACCGGTCTTCGCGGTGCTCGCGCGGTTCCCGTCACGCCGAGGGCCATGGTGAAGGTCTGCGCGCCGCCGATAGGCGGCGTGGCCTGGCATTGGAAGTTGATGGTGGGCGGGAGCGTGTCCGCCTGGGCGGGGCCCGCCGCGAGGCCGAGTGGCAGCAGCGCCAGGGGCGCGAGAGCGGCCGCGGTGGCGAGAGTGGATTTCATCGGTGTACTCCTCGGACTCGCGAATGCGAAAGGCCTTGTGCCTCTGCATTCCGTACCTGAATGCAGCGAAAACGCTAGAGCACCTGGGGATTCAAGAGAAATCAGAATTTGAGGATCACCCACAAGACCGGACTGTCAATCGGATCGACGATTGACAATTCCATGTTGACAATCCTCAACAAGAATCGATTTACCGAATTTGAGACCGCGCAGTATTGTTCGAGATCGACCTCGCCGCCGACAAGATTCGATACCGGGAGCGGGCAGATGAGTACACCGAGCGGAATTCTCCATCTCCATGTAGAGATGGGTCCACTGATACTGGATTACCGGGGCCACGCCGAGCAGATCGGCGAGGTGGCCTCCGAGCTGACCGCCGCCGGCGCGGCGACGGTCAGCGTCGATGAGATGGTGAACTCCGAAATGCCCTGTCTGCCTTGCTCGCGACTGTGGGTGGGCTAGGAGCCCGAGCCGGAGGACGAGCCCGAGCCGCCGGAACCGCTGGCCGAGCCCGATGCGGAGCCGGACGCCGAGCCGGTGCCGACCGGGCCGTCGGGCACGCTCGCACCCTTGGAGCCGGGACGGTTGATGTAGACCGACACCGGGGTGGAGGCGTTGGCTTCCACGGTCACCACCCGCGCGCCGGGGGCGGAGGTCACGGTGCCGCCATCGACTCGAACCTGATATCCGTTGGGGTAGTGCAGATCCGAGACGTAGATCTCGGTCGGCTTGCCGGTGGCGCGGGGCGTGTAGCGGTAGGCGAAGTCGCCGCTCGCGGAGTCGAAGACCATGCGGCCGGGGGTGCCGGAGGTGGCCTGCGGATAGGTGCGGACCAGCTGGTTGCCGATGTCGCCGACGAACGGATCGCCGCCGCGGTACTGCCAGTACTGCCAGCCGATGAACCGGTCGTCGGCATTGATCAGGGTATTGCTCAGCACCGTCGCGTCGCCGTCGCCGAATTCCGTGACCAGCGCCGGGATTCCGGTGCGATGGGTGAAGGCGTCGATATTGCCCCAGGTCTTGCCCTGCTGCAGCGGGCACAGGCCGCGCAGGAAAGTGGGCAGGCCGCTGTAGATGGCCATCTGGCTGGGGATGCAGTAGTCGTGCGGGGCGAAGGCGATGCCGGGAGCGCTGATCGGCGGGTTCTTGCCCATGTTGCTGGGCATGGTCTCGTTCCAGGTGACGTTGGGTTCCCACAGCACCATCAAGCCGCCGTTACGGGTGCGGACCGCATCGGTCAGCTTCTGCATCGCCGCCTGATACTTCGCGTCGAATCCCGTGCAGCCGTTGGGAAAACAGGACAGGAACGCGGTGCCGGGCCACGGCTCGTTGAGCAGTTCGAGCCCGAGCGCGCCCGGATGGCCGTTCATCTTCTCCGCGAGTGCGGCGAGGGACTGGCCGAGATAATCGAGTGCGCCGTAGGTGTTGTTCCAAACCTCGTCCCAGCCCGCGTTCATGGTGGGCATCAGGTAGTTCAAGGGGAAGCCGGGGTTGGGTTCACCGGCTGCCGGGCGGGCGTGAATCGCCCATTCCGGGAAGCCGTTTCCGCCCCACGGCTTGGACAACCCGTCCTGATGATTGTCGAGGACGGTGTGAATTCCGTACTGCGCCAACGTATCCACGGTGGCTGCGACCCGGTCCAGGTACGCGGTGTCGACCACGCCCTTGGTCGGCATGAGCCCGTCGAAGTTGACGCCCAGCCGCACGGTGTTGAACCCGTGCCGGGACAGCAGGTCCGCGTCCTGAGCCGTGATCGTGGTTCCGGGCGCGAAGTAGGGCGGTTCCTTGTTGACGCTGTTGACGCCGTGCAGCAGCACGACCCGCCCGAATTCGTCGACGAAGCGGGAGCCGTCCACGTGCAGGGGCACCAGGGTGTCGGGCGCGGCCGTGGCGGCCGGCACCGAGGTGGCCAGCACGCATCCGGCCACCGCCGCCAGTACTGCGACGGATCGGGTCATCCACCCGATCCGGCGGGTGCGGTCGGCGACTGTCGTGTTCATGGTCTCCTACTTGTCCGATCCGGGTCGCCGCGACTGGAAGGGTTCCGGGGCCGTGGCGAACCGCGCCGCGCCACTGCCGGCGAAGAATGGGAGCATTTCGCTCACGCCGGGAACGCTAAAGCAGCGGGCCACGGAACTGAAACCCTAATTTGCGGCGCATTGACAAGTTGACCTTGTCAATCGGCGGGGAACTACTGTTTCCACTCGACACCGCTGTGCCATTAGGTTTTTCGTGCGGACATCCGGCGGTGCCCGGAGGAGATCTTCGCTGTCCGCAACCACGGAGAGGTTGAACATGCTTTCGAGAGGCCGTGTTCTGGCCCCAGTCGCCGCGGCCGTCCTCGCGTTCAGCGGACTCGCGGTGCATCAAGCGCCCGAGGCGGCCGCGGAACCCAGCGGCTGGACCCTGCCTCAACTCACCGTCTCCAACGGGGTCATCACCGATGTCACCGGGCGCACCGTGCTGCTGCGCGGCGCGAATGTCAATCAGCTGAACGACTACGCGCAGAACGATCCCGCGCTGCCGACCGTCGCCCCGCTGGACGCCACCGACTTCGCGCAGCTGGCGGCGCTCGGCTTCAATGTGGTGCGGCTCAATCTGGCCTGGTCGGCGCTCGAGCCCACTCCGGGCGCATTCGACCGCAACTATGTCGCCCGCATTCACACCGCTGTCGAAGACGCCAAAGCCAACGGCATCTACACCGTGCTGGACATGCACCAGGACGCCTGGGGCAAGGCGGTCGGCACGCCCAAGGGGCAAGGCTGCCCGATCTTCATGAAGCCCGGCGTCGGCTGGGACGGCGCACCGGCCTGGGCGACCCTGACCGATGGCTGGACCACCTGCAACTTCGGCGGCGTCCGCGAGACCGCGCCCGCCGTGGCCCGCTCGTTCCAGAACTTCTACGACGACAAACAGGGCATTCAGGGCCATCTCGTCGATACCTGGGCGAAGCTGGCCGCCGAGTTCAAGGACGAACCCGCCATCGCCGGTTACGACTTGCTCAATGAGCCGAATCCCGGTCTGCGCGACCCGTTTTCGGCGGCCGACCAGCTCGGCAAGTACTACCAGCGGGTCATCGCCGCCATCCGGCAGGCCGAGCACGGCAGCTTGCCGCACCTGGCGATCTTCGAGCCCAGCGCGCTCTGGTCGGCCCTGGGCATCGATGCCACGCCGCCCGCGAAGTACATCACCGATCCATTGGCGGTGTTCTCGCCGCATCTGTACAGCGAGTCGATCAATATCGTGAACGCCTTCCCGACCATCGAGGTGGGCTTCGATTTCGCGCTCGACGCCGCCGCCAAGTACAAGGTGCCGGTATGGACCGGCGAGTGGGGCTGGTTCGGGGATCCGAATGCCGATGCGGCGAAGGTGGATCGGTTCGAGGACCAACTCACCACGCACCGCATGGGCGGCGCGTGGTGGTCGTGGAAGCAAGCGTGCGGTGACCCGCATGTCGTGAACGGCGGAGGCACCAACAAGCCGACCGGCAATATCAACCCCTTCGCCTGCCCTTCGGGTGCGCCGCTCGGCCAGCCCGCCGGGTACACCCGCCCACTGTCCCGCGCCTACCCGCGCTCGGCACCGGGCACGCTGACCGAGGTGAACGCCACCGGATTCGCCGGCACCGGCGCCGGCCGCGTCGAAGCCTGGTACCCCGGGACCCAGCGCCCGAATGTTCAGTCCACCAACGTCTCCGACCTCACCTTCACCCAGGTGCCGGGCGGCTGGCAGCTGACCGGGAACACCGTCGGCTCGTATTCGATCAAACAGTCCTGACGGACGTATTCCGTTCTCCCCCTCGGTAAGACAGGTCAACCATGCCCTCACGCAAGACTCCCCGGATCGACGCCGCGGCCGTAGCGCTCGCCGGAATGATCGCCCTCGGCGCGGCGCTCGGCACCGCCCCGGCGACCGCGCAGCCCGCCGACATCGCCTCCGGATCGGGTTCCGGCTCAGGCAGTTTCGGATCCTCCGGTTCGTCCTCCGGGTCGGCCGCACCGAACGATCCGGTGTCGACCCTGCCCGCGCCCGCGACGACCGCCATCCGGCTCGACGGCGCGTCCAACTTCCGCGATATCGGCGGCTACAAGACCTCCGACGGGCATACGGTCCGCACCGGCATGGCCTTCCGGTCCAACGGCGTCAACGGGATCTCCGACGGCGATCTGGCCAAGCTGGTCACGGCCGGGGTGACCCTGGATGTGGATCTGCGCAACGGTTCCGAGCGCAGCGGCGCGCCCGATCGGGTGCCGGCGAGCGCGCAGTACAAGGTCGCCGACGTGGTCAGCTTCGACAGCGGCATCTCGTTCCACGAGTTCCCGGTGGTCACCCTGGGACGTGCGGTGGTCGACGGCTTCGTCAACGGCAGCTCCGACATCAAGCAGTCGGTCAGCTATCCGTTCATGGTGAACTTCCACGGCTCGGACGTCGCCTTCGGCACGCTGTTGCGGTCCATCGCCGGAAACACCAGCGGCGCGACGATGTACCACTGCACCTCCGGTAAGGACCGCACCGGCTGGGCGACCGCGGTGCTGCTCACCCTGCTGGGCGTGCCGCGCGATGTGGTCAATGCCGACTACCTGGCCAGCAATACCGAGCTGGGCGACCCCAAGGCGGTCGAATTGTCCTGGCTGGAGGCTGCCTTCAGCGAGATGGACCGGCTCTACGGCAGCTTCGACAAGTACGTGCGAGAAGGACTCGGCCTGGATCAGGCCACCATCGACGCGCTGCGCGCGAAGCTGCTGGCCTGATCGGCCCGACCGCCGCTGCCCGCACCGCTCAACGCAGGCAGCGGCGGTCGGCGATCTCCTCGTCCAAGGCGTAGGAGATCGACGCCGCCTCGTGCTCGGCCCAGCTGCCGAAGTCGGGGTACCGCAGGTCGAGGCCGCCCATGCAGTCCCAGCAGGCGCTCACGCCGCCCACCGGGTCGGTCGGAAACATCATCACGATGAACCGCTGCGACAGACCGGCTTTCCCGACGAGGACGCGGCGGTACCCGTCGGGCACCTCGGACGCGGCCGAGGCCTGGGTGGCGAAATACTCGTTGGCGAACGTCGAATCCCGGCGCCACTTCTCGCCCGCGGCGAGATCACCGCAGCCGAACAGCTGAATCCTGCCGAACCGGGGCCAGCCGTCACATACCCGCAGGAACTCCCGGAAGGCGGCGTCGAAGCACACGCCGAGTCGCTGCTCGGCCGCCGCCACCGCGGCCTCGGCGGCAGGCGGATTGGGGGGTAAGGAAAGCCCGGGCTCACCGAATCGTTCGGCCGCCCCGTACTGCTGCGCGTACAACGAGCCCACGAGGGCTTTCCAATTCGTCATCGCTTCCTGTCGCCGGGGGACGAAATCGATCGAGAGAAAGATGCCGATACCGCTGGCCGTCCCCGGCTCCTCGCTACGGTTGCCAGCGGTACCGGCATTGCCTCGGGATTACGCGAGGCGGGTACGAGCCCGAGGTGGGAAGCGGGGGCTCGCACGTTTTCCTATTCCGACCAGTTGACGGCCTTGACGAACGCTAATACATGCCGAAGTCGAAGAGAAATCACTGTTCAGGGACTGTTCACAACCTGAATTTGTCAATCGGGGCCCTATTCGGCCAAAAGTTCTGCACGGAACGTTTCTGCCCCTAGACTTCGCGCCATGGAAGTTCACACCCGGCAGTTGCAATACTTCATCGCAGTTGCGGAGGAACTGAGTTTCACCCGCGCGGCGCAGCGATTGCATGTGTCGCAACAGGGCTTGAGCACGCAGATCAAGCAGCTCGAGCACGCGATGGACGTGGTGTTGTTCTCCCGTACCACCCGCAATGTCGAACTGACCGCCGCCGGAACGGTATTCCTGCAGGACATCCGGGGCGCGCTGACCGGCCTGGACGCCGCGGTCGAACGGGCGCGGTCGGTGCATCGCGGCGTGCAGGACCGGCTGGTGCTGGGCGTGCTCGAGGGGGCCGCGCTGACGCTGACCGAGCCGATCCTGTCCACCTTCCGGCAGCGGTATCCGGGCATCACCATCGAATTGCGCCACTTCACCTACGAGGACCCCTCGGCCGGCCTGACCAGCGGATCGGTGGACGTGGCCTTCGCCCGCCGGCCGTTCGTCGATGACGGCGTCCAGTTCGAGACCTTGTTCACCGAACCGCTGATGGTGATGCTGCCGACGAACCATCGCCTGGCCGATCGCACCCAGGTCTTCGCGCACGACCTGCTCGACGAACCGCTGCTCGGGGCCTCCACCACCGATCCGGTGTGGAATGCGTTCTGGGAGTTGGCCGCCCACCGGGGCGGGACCCCGGCCCCGGTCGTGTCGCGCTCGAATTCGCTGCTCGAAGAGCTGCACAAGGTCGCCACCGGCGTCGGCGTCGTCCTCACCGTGGCCTGTGCCCGGTGGATTCCCTTCCCCGGCGTGCGACTGCTGCCGATCGCCGACGTCCCGCCCAACGAAGTAGCGGTCGGCTGGCGCTGTGCGCAGGAATCGGCGCTGGTCCGCTCCTTCGTCGAGGTCGCCCGCTCCACCCGCGACACCCACCCGGAGCTGGTCGCGCTACTGCAGAAACCCGACTTCGCCGATTGCACGGTGCCGCCGCACCTCTGACTCACAACTCAGGCCTGTCAATGCCGGGGAAATTGCGAATTCTCAACGGACCCATGGTGTCCTAACGTTTTCCCCGTGGCCCCTCCGAAGAAATACTCGAATGCCCTGCGAACACAGGCGATCCAGCGGTACCGGCAATCGGATCCCAAGCCGACTTTCCGAAGCTTGGCAGCCGAGCTCGGTGTACATCACGAAGCGCTGCGGCTGTGGATTCGCAACGCGGAGCGTGCCGAAAGCCCCACCTGCGACGGTCCTTTCGATGCGATATCCAAGGAGAACAGGAGACTCCGCAAGCGGGTCGCCGACCTCGAACGGGTAATCGCGATCATGCGCGGCACCGGCTCGCTGATGACCGCGGAATACCTCCGAAGGTCGTATTGAAGGATAAATCCCGAAGGCCGCGAGGGCATTTCGATCGATGAAGCCCGGGACCGAGCCAGACCTGTCCGGCTTTCTCTCTGAACACCCGCCCCTGAACCGAAATCCACCCTGTTGTCGATAGCAAATCTTCAGTTACTATCGATCATTGCCTTCCCGTGAGTTCGGCTACCAGGGCGGAGATGCGTCGTGATCGGACAGCAGGAGTATCGAAGACCCAACCGCACGCTTGTTCTCACTCTCGGAATAACCGCCCTGACCTGGGCACTATCCGCCACCGCACACGCCGGGCCGCGGCACAACTGGGATGCCGTAGCCAGATGCGAGGCGAGCGGCGACTGGACCGCCGACACCGGCAACGGCTTCTACGGCGGACTGCAATTCAGCCGCAGCACATGGCTGGCATACGGAGGCAAGGGGAATCCGGCCACCGCGAGCCGCGAGGAGCAGATCCGCGTCGCGGAGCGGATCCTCGCCCGCCAGGGGCCGGGAGCATGGCCGACCTGCGGCTCCTACCTCTGAGCCCGGAACACCAGCAGGCGCATCGACGCGTACATGAACAGGCCCTCCCCGAGGCTGCCCAGCAGTCGGGCGAGCCGGTAGTCGAGGCCCAGGGCAGCGACGCCGCTGGTCACGCCGAGAATGAAGATCAGGTAGTTGAGGGCCACCACCACGACGTAACGGGCGAGCTGGGGGCCGACCGCGGCGTGCGACTCGAAGTTGAGCGTCCGGTTCAGCACGTAGCTCGTCCCGAAGGCCGTGCAGTAGGCCACCGTCACCGCGACCGGCAGCGTCACGCCCGCCACCCCGTGCAGGGCGGTGAGCACCACGAGATCCAGGGCGAAGGTGAACCCGCTCACCAGCAGATAGCCCGCGAAGGTCGGCGCCACCACCCGCGACAGGCCGAACGGCAGTGCCGCGACCAGGGTGTCGCACACGAGGTGGAACCACCGGACCGCCCGGCCCGTATCGGTACGCATCGGGCCACGGTGTCATCGGCACGTGACCGCCGCATGAGCACCACACCAATTCCATGCCGCGCACCGAGAAATGTTAGCCCGCAATGGCTGTCGACTGAATCCCTGATATCGAGCCTATTGACAAGAACAATCTGTGAATGCGACGCGGTGTTCTATGGTTAGGATCGGGCCATGGAGGTGCATACACGCCAGCTGCGTTACTTCATCGCGATCGCCGAAGAGTTGAGTTTTACGCGCGCGGCGCGCCGGCTCGGCATTTCGCAGCAGTGTTTGAGCATGCAGATCAAACAGCTGGAGCGCACGCTGGATCTGATGCTGTTCGCGCGGACGACACGCAGAATCGAACTGACCGTGGCCGGTTCGGCATTCCTGGCCGATATCGAGCGCACGCTCGACAGTGTGGACGCGGCGGTCGACAGGGCCCGCGGCATTCAGCGCGGGGAGTGTGACCGCCTGGTCCTCGGCACGCTCGAGGGTGCGGCGCTGACACTCACCGATCCGATTCTCGCCGCCTTCCAGCAGCGCCATCCGCGAGTCACGGTGCAGCAGCGCCAGTTCAGCTACGACGACCCGAGCGCGGGGCTGCGCGACGACGCGGTGGACGTGGCCTTCGTCCGACGACCCTTCGACCACACCGGAATCCACTGCGAGACGCTGTTCAGCGAGCCGCTGATGGTGATGCTCCCCGAAGACCACCGGCTCGCCGATCGCGCCGAGGTGTCGGTCCGGGAGCTGGTCGACGAGCCGATCATCGGCGCGGCCGCCCTCGGACCCGGAGTGGAATGCCTTCTGGGAGTTGGACGCCTATCGCGGCGGCCGCCGCGCACCGATCGTCCACCGCACCGCATCGGCGCTGGAGAGCCAGTACAAGGTGCCGCTCGGCCTGGGCATCGTGGTCACCGTGGCGGCTGCGCGCTGGCTGCCGTTCCCGGGGATTCGGCTGGTGCCGATCGCCGACGCCGCGCCGAACGAGGTCGCGGTCGGTTGGCGCGATACCCGCGAGAGCGCGCTGGTACGTTCGTTCGTCGATCTGGCCACGCAGATCAGGGACACCCGACCGGACCTGGTCCAGCCCTTGCAGGAGCCGGAATTCGCCGACCGCACGATGCTGCTGCAGCTGTAATCGACGGCCGCGGACAATAGCGCTTTCCGCGGTGGAACAGAAATCAGAATTTCTTTCCGATTCGCAAGCATGTGTTGTCAATCGGCGCACAAATTGATGTCCGCCGCACACCAATCACCAACGATGCGAATCGGCAAATCAGGCGGTAGCGTCTGGCGCGCCGCTGTGCCGTGCGCGACACCTCGGTGGGGTGTGGATCGAAATGTGTGAACGACAAGCTGAATGGAGTCTCCTGATGGGTCGTGGGTTCGGAACCGCGAATCGGCGGACAATG from Nocardia tengchongensis includes:
- a CDS encoding Ig-like domain-containing protein; protein product: MTHPTRIAAGTAASLAVGALALFNSAAAVAAPATITWDNQASHYTRTVSNATPAIGDTITVSTKFERTDTTDEKLNWVKDWHPACLTYVAGTAKVTDGSGVHAVEPYLDIQPTYIAGDFSATGYQVIAKNRPGVVDSPTFTAQYTVGADCVPDTDLASGVEYLSSLGHVDFHAKGPAIRVAKPITATLALAPVSGATAGKASTLTATVAPANAGGTVTFKDGDTTIGSAPVGSDGTAAVQWTPAAAGAHTITAQYTGAGSATQTLSVTVAADSGTGGTGGTGGTGGTGGSGSASGLGNLGSLASLLGGFGSSK
- a CDS encoding cellulase family glycosylhydrolase, with the translated sequence MNTTVADRTRRIGWMTRSVAVLAAVAGCVLATSVPAATAAPDTLVPLHVDGSRFVDEFGRVVLLHGVNSVNKEPPYFAPGTTITAQDADLLSRHGFNTVRLGVNFDGLMPTKGVVDTAYLDRVAATVDTLAQYGIHTVLDNHQDGLSKPWGGNGFPEWAIHARPAAGEPNPGFPLNYLMPTMNAGWDEVWNNTYGALDYLGQSLAALAEKMNGHPGALGLELLNEPWPGTAFLSCFPNGCTGFDAKYQAAMQKLTDAVRTRNGGLMVLWEPNVTWNETMPSNMGKNPPISAPGIAFAPHDYCIPSQMAIYSGLPTFLRGLCPLQQGKTWGNIDAFTHRTGIPALVTEFGDGDATVLSNTLINADDRFIGWQYWQYRGGDPFVGDIGNQLVRTYPQATSGTPGRMVFDSASGDFAYRYTPRATGKPTEIYVSDLHYPNGYQVRVDGGTVTSAPGARVVTVEANASTPVSVYINRPGSKGASVPDGPVGTGSASGSASGSASGSGGSGSSSGSGS
- a CDS encoding glycoside hydrolase family 5 protein is translated as MLSRGRVLAPVAAAVLAFSGLAVHQAPEAAAEPSGWTLPQLTVSNGVITDVTGRTVLLRGANVNQLNDYAQNDPALPTVAPLDATDFAQLAALGFNVVRLNLAWSALEPTPGAFDRNYVARIHTAVEDAKANGIYTVLDMHQDAWGKAVGTPKGQGCPIFMKPGVGWDGAPAWATLTDGWTTCNFGGVRETAPAVARSFQNFYDDKQGIQGHLVDTWAKLAAEFKDEPAIAGYDLLNEPNPGLRDPFSAADQLGKYYQRVIAAIRQAEHGSLPHLAIFEPSALWSALGIDATPPAKYITDPLAVFSPHLYSESINIVNAFPTIEVGFDFALDAAAKYKVPVWTGEWGWFGDPNADAAKVDRFEDQLTTHRMGGAWWSWKQACGDPHVVNGGGTNKPTGNINPFACPSGAPLGQPAGYTRPLSRAYPRSAPGTLTEVNATGFAGTGAGRVEAWYPGTQRPNVQSTNVSDLTFTQVPGGWQLTGNTVGSYSIKQS
- a CDS encoding tyrosine-protein phosphatase: MPSRKTPRIDAAAVALAGMIALGAALGTAPATAQPADIASGSGSGSGSFGSSGSSSGSAAPNDPVSTLPAPATTAIRLDGASNFRDIGGYKTSDGHTVRTGMAFRSNGVNGISDGDLAKLVTAGVTLDVDLRNGSERSGAPDRVPASAQYKVADVVSFDSGISFHEFPVVTLGRAVVDGFVNGSSDIKQSVSYPFMVNFHGSDVAFGTLLRSIAGNTSGATMYHCTSGKDRTGWATAVLLTLLGVPRDVVNADYLASNTELGDPKAVELSWLEAAFSEMDRLYGSFDKYVREGLGLDQATIDALRAKLLA
- a CDS encoding LysR substrate-binding domain-containing protein gives rise to the protein MEVHTRQLQYFIAVAEELSFTRAAQRLHVSQQGLSTQIKQLEHAMDVVLFSRTTRNVELTAAGTVFLQDIRGALTGLDAAVERARSVHRGVQDRLVLGVLEGAALTLTEPILSTFRQRYPGITIELRHFTYEDPSAGLTSGSVDVAFARRPFVDDGVQFETLFTEPLMVMLPTNHRLADRTQVFAHDLLDEPLLGASTTDPVWNAFWELAAHRGGTPAPVVSRSNSLLEELHKVATGVGVVLTVACARWIPFPGVRLLPIADVPPNEVAVGWRCAQESALVRSFVEVARSTRDTHPELVALLQKPDFADCTVPPHL
- a CDS encoding transposase, whose amino-acid sequence is MAPPKKYSNALRTQAIQRYRQSDPKPTFRSLAAELGVHHEALRLWIRNAERAESPTCDGPFDAISKENRRLRKRVADLERVIAIMRGTGSLMTAEYLRRSY
- a CDS encoding transglycosylase family protein, yielding MTALTWALSATAHAGPRHNWDAVARCEASGDWTADTGNGFYGGLQFSRSTWLAYGGKGNPATASREEQIRVAERILARQGPGAWPTCGSYL
- a CDS encoding GtrA family protein, which translates into the protein MRTDTGRAVRWFHLVCDTLVAALPFGLSRVVAPTFAGYLLVSGFTFALDLVVLTALHGVAGVTLPVAVTVAYCTAFGTSYVLNRTLNFESHAAVGPQLARYVVVVALNYLIFILGVTSGVAALGLDYRLARLLGSLGEGLFMYASMRLLVFRAQR